A single genomic interval of Thermosipho japonicus harbors:
- a CDS encoding DUF3783 domain-containing protein, with protein sequence MKEKAFLIIHGFKQKDELFKLIKLLKDNFPEKELIFATTTPTNLEWKLSDLIVEIEKEHEFMKKTKQK encoded by the coding sequence ATGAAAGAAAAAGCTTTTTTAATAATACATGGTTTTAAGCAAAAGGATGAATTATTTAAATTAATAAAGCTATTAAAAGATAATTTTCCAGAAAAGGAGCTGATTTTTGCAACGACGACCCCAACTAATTTAGAATGGAAACTATCAGATTTGATAGTTGAAATTGAAAAGGAGCATGAATTCATGAAAAAGACGAAGCAGAAGTAG
- the infB gene encoding translation initiation factor IF-2 has translation MARLRVYELARQLEMDTRELMKELHELGIEIKSHMSYIDEETVNLLLEMYGTNEEEEELIEEYEEYEEIDEEVNGKHFKNKEGSLEKLQTNKKKNSVKITEEDLKLDKFAEKIGVPQNRIIQDFFMKGEILKPGQSLNLQLAKKIAKMYDVRISFETEEKEEVIENPLSGIEKYFEEKYKDPENLKERPPVVTVMGHVDHGKTTLLDYIRKTRVAEREEGGITQSIGAYQVEVNGKKITFIDTPGHEIFTEMRARGAQATDIVVLVVAADDGVMPQTIEAYNHAKSANVPIIVAINKIDKPNANVEKTKQELVNKLNLIPEEWGGDTIVVPISAKKGQNVDTLLEMILLVAEMQEIKGIPDGPVRAVTIESKLDKGFGPVANVIIKDGILKIGDYIISGKVMGKVKALVNDQGKRIKVAGPSTPVMIVGFEELPDSHGIVYSVDSLDKAREISEKMREIEQKELRRKRHMKLEEILKMMEQSEKKELRLVLKADTQGSLMALSGAINKLQSEEISINIIHSGVGSITVSDVMLATASDAIILGFRVKADSQARKMAEAEGIQIKTYTIVYKLIEELQAALEGMLEPEEVEEITGRGEIKKVFKIKKVGSIAGVQMIEGYVEKEGLVKVYRSGKLVYEGKIESLKHYQQDVKRVDAPQECGIKLENFDDIKEGDELEFSVLKKVARKLTFEEDKGEE, from the coding sequence TTGGCTCGATTAAGAGTATATGAACTTGCTAGGCAGCTAGAGATGGATACAAGAGAGTTAATGAAGGAGTTACATGAATTGGGAATAGAGATAAAAAGTCATATGAGTTATATCGATGAAGAAACAGTTAATCTTCTTCTCGAGATGTATGGGACTAATGAGGAAGAAGAGGAACTTATTGAAGAGTATGAAGAATATGAAGAAATTGATGAAGAAGTTAATGGGAAACACTTTAAAAACAAAGAAGGTTCTTTAGAAAAGCTACAAACAAACAAAAAGAAAAATTCAGTAAAAATAACTGAAGAAGATCTAAAATTGGACAAATTTGCTGAAAAAATTGGAGTACCACAAAACAGGATTATACAGGACTTTTTTATGAAAGGTGAAATCCTGAAACCAGGTCAGTCGCTCAATCTGCAACTTGCGAAAAAAATTGCCAAAATGTATGATGTGAGAATTTCATTTGAAACTGAGGAAAAGGAAGAAGTTATAGAAAATCCTCTAAGTGGAATAGAAAAATACTTTGAAGAAAAGTACAAAGATCCTGAAAATTTGAAAGAAAGACCACCAGTAGTTACGGTAATGGGGCACGTTGATCATGGTAAAACAACGTTGCTTGATTATATAAGAAAAACAAGAGTTGCTGAAAGAGAAGAAGGCGGGATTACCCAGAGCATTGGTGCTTATCAAGTTGAAGTTAACGGCAAGAAAATTACGTTTATTGATACACCAGGACACGAAATTTTTACGGAAATGAGAGCACGTGGTGCACAGGCAACTGATATAGTCGTTTTAGTTGTTGCTGCTGATGATGGTGTAATGCCTCAGACTATTGAGGCATATAACCATGCAAAATCTGCAAATGTTCCTATTATAGTTGCAATTAATAAAATTGATAAACCAAATGCAAATGTTGAAAAAACTAAGCAAGAACTTGTAAACAAATTAAACCTCATTCCAGAGGAATGGGGTGGGGATACAATAGTTGTTCCAATATCTGCAAAGAAAGGACAGAATGTTGATACATTACTTGAAATGATCCTTTTAGTTGCTGAAATGCAAGAAATTAAGGGAATTCCTGATGGGCCTGTTAGAGCTGTAACTATTGAATCAAAACTTGACAAAGGTTTTGGACCAGTTGCAAACGTGATAATTAAAGATGGTATTTTAAAGATTGGTGATTATATAATCTCAGGAAAAGTAATGGGAAAAGTAAAAGCTCTTGTTAACGATCAGGGAAAGAGAATAAAAGTAGCAGGACCATCTACTCCAGTTATGATAGTTGGTTTTGAAGAACTACCAGATTCTCATGGAATAGTATATAGTGTTGATTCACTTGATAAAGCAAGAGAAATTTCTGAAAAGATGAGAGAAATTGAACAGAAAGAACTTAGAAGAAAAAGACATATGAAATTGGAAGAAATTTTGAAAATGATGGAGCAATCTGAGAAAAAAGAATTGAGATTGGTTTTAAAGGCAGATACTCAAGGTTCACTAATGGCATTATCTGGTGCTATAAATAAATTGCAGAGTGAGGAAATTAGTATAAATATTATTCACTCTGGGGTTGGTTCAATTACTGTAAGTGATGTTATGTTAGCTACTGCATCAGATGCAATTATTCTTGGTTTTAGGGTTAAGGCAGACAGTCAAGCAAGAAAAATGGCTGAAGCTGAAGGTATTCAGATTAAAACATACACGATTGTATATAAACTAATAGAGGAATTACAAGCAGCATTAGAAGGTATGTTAGAGCCGGAAGAAGTTGAGGAAATAACTGGTCGTGGTGAAATTAAAAAGGTATTTAAGATAAAAAAAGTTGGTTCCATAGCAGGTGTTCAAATGATTGAAGGTTATGTGGAGAAAGAAGGGCTTGTTAAAGTTTACAGAAGTGGTAAACTAGTTTATGAAGGAAAGATAGAATCTTTAAAGCATTATCAACAGGATGTTAAAAGAGTTGATGCACCTCAAGAATGTGGAATAAAACTTGAAAATTTTGATGATATAAAAGAGGGAGATGAACTTGAATTTTCAGTATTAAAGAAAGTGGCAAGAAAGCTAACTTTTGAGGAAGACAAAGGAGAGGAATAA